The following are encoded in a window of Caldicellulosiruptor danielii genomic DNA:
- a CDS encoding rhomboid family intramembrane serine protease produces MIPLKDTIPSREKPFMTWTIILINVFVFLYQISLPPEAASQFVYKYSFVPARFTYYLEHGFLVAITVSIGSILTSMFMHGSWMHLISNMWSLWLFGDNVEDRVGHFRFLIFYILSGLSASLTHWFFNIHSSIPTVGASGAISGVMGAYFLMFPLSRIVTLIPLGFIPLFIEIPALFYLGIWFLSQVSSGILELFGPVFGSGIAWWAHIGGFLFGMLTINFFKRKYRRYNNFFDDEIFFYRYY; encoded by the coding sequence ATGATACCACTCAAAGACACCATCCCAAGTAGAGAAAAGCCGTTTATGACATGGACAATAATACTCATTAACGTTTTTGTTTTTTTATATCAGATTTCACTGCCACCTGAAGCTGCTTCTCAGTTTGTTTACAAATACAGCTTTGTTCCAGCAAGGTTCACTTACTATCTTGAGCATGGGTTTTTGGTAGCAATCACAGTTTCAATAGGTTCTATACTTACAAGCATGTTCATGCACGGAAGCTGGATGCATCTTATCTCAAACATGTGGAGCTTGTGGCTGTTTGGCGACAATGTAGAGGACAGGGTGGGACACTTTAGGTTCTTAATATTTTACATTTTAAGTGGACTTTCAGCATCGCTTACTCACTGGTTTTTCAACATACATTCTTCCATTCCAACAGTTGGAGCATCTGGTGCAATCTCCGGTGTGATGGGCGCATACTTTTTGATGTTTCCTCTGTCAAGGATTGTAACATTGATACCTCTTGGGTTTATTCCACTTTTTATTGAAATACCAGCACTTTTCTATCTCGGGATATGGTTTTTGTCGCAGGTGTCATCTGGAATACTTGAACTGTTTGGACCTGTATTCGGAAGCGGTATAGCATGGTGGGCGCATATAGGTGGATTTTTGTTTGGTATGCTTACCATTAATTTCTTTAAAAGAAAATACAGAAGATACAACAATTTCTTTGACGATGAAATTTTCTTCTACAGGTACTATTAA
- a CDS encoding LemA family protein, with protein MKRQSRVLIVISAAIAFVFLYLFSVYNNLVKAEENVKSKWSQVENQLQRRADLIPNLVNTVKGYAKHEKDIFEKLAEARSKLINSSTVEDKAKANDELSSALSRLLAIVENYPDLKANQTFITLMDELSGTENRIAVARKDYNDAVRSYNTKIKVFPNVIIARMFGFEEMEYFKAEAEAQKAPTVDFSK; from the coding sequence GTGAAAAGACAAAGTCGCGTACTTATAGTCATCTCAGCAGCAATAGCTTTTGTTTTTCTCTATCTTTTTTCAGTATACAACAACCTTGTTAAAGCTGAGGAAAATGTAAAAAGTAAATGGAGTCAGGTGGAGAATCAGCTTCAAAGAAGAGCAGATTTAATTCCTAACCTTGTAAACACAGTAAAAGGTTATGCAAAGCATGAAAAGGATATCTTTGAAAAGCTTGCAGAAGCAAGGTCAAAACTGATAAACTCTTCAACAGTTGAAGACAAAGCAAAAGCAAACGATGAGCTTTCATCTGCACTTTCAAGGCTTTTGGCGATAGTTGAAAACTATCCAGACCTCAAGGCTAACCAAACCTTTATTACACTTATGGATGAGCTATCTGGCACAGAAAACAGAATAGCTGTTGCAAGAAAAGACTACAACGATGCTGTAAGGAGCTATAACACAAAGATAAAAGTCTTCCCGAATGTAATTATTGCGCGCATGTTTGGATTTGAAGAAATGGAATATTTCAAAGCGGAAGCAGAGGCTCAAAAAGCTCCCACAGTTGATTTTTCAAAGTAG
- a CDS encoding Rpn family recombination-promoting nuclease/putative transposase yields the protein MNSDIPPMQHDTTFKLLLKDKKELLLLIKDILKYKWADSIEEDSIEFDDSEFVTQHLSQLRVDIVAKAKLKDTEVFFYILIENQSTVRRDMAQKILKYMVSLWWKELSKGAENLPPVIPIVVYNGINEKWNISTDLMEAFETFKDDVFRYRVVDVFEIDVKHILEQERDLLMPIVFYLEQVREDRDELIRRLFAVEKNLEKLSSENIERFLRWAYYIIRPRLTEEGREEYDRLSERVERGGGKNMGDFVSNVARLLDEAKTKDFKQGMRESQIKIAKKMILKGAKDEEIAEITELDIEEIKKLRKELLN from the coding sequence TTGAACTCTGATATTCCACCAATGCAGCACGATACCACTTTTAAACTTCTTCTCAAAGACAAAAAAGAGCTTTTGCTTCTTATCAAGGATATACTCAAGTACAAATGGGCAGATAGCATAGAAGAAGATTCTATAGAATTTGATGACAGCGAATTTGTAACGCAGCATCTATCACAGCTGAGGGTTGACATTGTTGCCAAAGCAAAATTAAAAGACACAGAAGTGTTCTTTTACATCTTAATTGAGAACCAGTCAACAGTAAGAAGAGATATGGCCCAAAAGATACTAAAATATATGGTAAGCCTTTGGTGGAAAGAGCTTAGCAAAGGTGCAGAAAACCTTCCGCCTGTGATACCAATAGTTGTTTACAACGGGATAAATGAGAAATGGAATATTTCAACAGACCTTATGGAAGCGTTTGAGACATTCAAGGATGATGTGTTCAGATACAGAGTGGTAGATGTCTTTGAGATAGATGTAAAGCACATATTAGAGCAAGAGAGAGATTTGCTAATGCCGATAGTATTTTATTTAGAGCAGGTTAGGGAAGACAGGGATGAGCTTATAAGAAGGTTATTTGCGGTTGAGAAGAACTTAGAGAAGCTGAGCAGCGAGAACATAGAAAGGTTTTTGAGGTGGGCATATTATATTATAAGGCCAAGGCTGACAGAAGAAGGCAGAGAAGAGTATGATAGACTTTCTGAGAGAGTGGAAAGAGGGGGTGGCAAGAATATGGGTGATTTTGTATCAAATGTAGCAAGGCTTCTTGATGAGGCAAAGACAAAAGACTTTAAGCAAGGTATGCGTGAAAGTCAAATTAAGATAGCCAAGAAGATGATACTAAAAGGAGCAAAAGATGAGGAGATAGCGGAGATTACAGAGCTTGACATTGAAGAGATAAAAAAGCTAAGAAAAGAGCTTTTGAACTGA
- a CDS encoding TPM domain-containing protein, with translation MLNTLKARKNFYLAFIFSVLFLFIAFLPLYSLASIPQKPAENSYIFDYANLIDDSDEDQMRALAKKIEDSISAEIVVVTVETLGNYTIEEYALNLFRKWGIGNKEKDNGVLILVNKENLLANKKGKIRIEVGYGLEGAIPDGKAGRILDTYAIPAFENKEYSRGIKDTFFAVASEVAKEYNLNLDEIQGYSGMQTSDDSSTTVDDSELKFSDVIMIIIFVIIFVFVLSKSRRKGCWWYRGPWDGFGGGSSSSGGGFGGFGGGSSGGGGASR, from the coding sequence ATGCTAAACACACTTAAAGCCAGAAAAAATTTTTATTTAGCCTTTATATTCTCAGTACTTTTTCTATTCATTGCATTTTTGCCGCTTTATAGCTTAGCAAGTATTCCGCAAAAGCCAGCAGAAAATAGCTATATCTTTGACTATGCAAACCTCATAGATGATTCCGATGAAGATCAGATGAGAGCTTTGGCAAAGAAAATAGAAGATAGCATATCTGCAGAGATTGTAGTTGTTACTGTTGAAACTTTGGGAAACTACACGATAGAGGAGTATGCTCTAAACCTTTTTAGAAAATGGGGAATTGGGAACAAAGAAAAAGACAATGGCGTTTTGATTTTGGTGAATAAAGAAAACCTTCTTGCAAATAAAAAAGGAAAGATAAGAATAGAAGTTGGTTATGGCTTAGAAGGTGCAATTCCAGATGGCAAGGCAGGGAGAATTTTAGACACATATGCCATTCCAGCGTTTGAAAATAAAGAGTATTCACGAGGGATAAAAGATACATTCTTTGCAGTTGCAAGTGAGGTTGCAAAGGAGTACAATTTGAACCTTGACGAAATTCAAGGATACAGCGGTATGCAAACATCTGATGATAGTTCTACAACTGTAGATGATAGTGAACTAAAATTTTCAGATGTAATAATGATTATAATCTTTGTAATAATTTTTGTTTTTGTCTTATCAAAATCACGTAGAAAAGGCTGTTGGTGGTACAGAGGTCCTTGGGATGGTTTTGGCGGTGGAAGTAGCTCATCTGGTGGAGGATTTGGCGGATTTGGTGGCGGTTCTTCTGGCGGTGGCGGTGCAAGTAGATAA
- the gyrA gene encoding DNA gyrase subunit A — protein sequence MEELDFRIIPVEIQEEMKKSYIDYAMSVIVSRALPDVRDGLKPVHRRILYAMNEIGLTPDKPYRKSATVVGHVLAKYHPHGDAAVYESLVRMAQDFSMRHPLVDGHGNFGSVDGDPPAAMRYTEARMSKIAIEMLRDIEKETVDFMPNFDESAKEPKVLPSRFPNLLVNGSQGIAVGMATNIPPHNLAEVIDAIVYLLDNENATLDDIMKIIKGPDFPTGGYIIGKKGIKDAYATGKGKIIVRAKTTIEQTSKGRQRIVVTELPYMVNKARLIEKIAELVHEKRIDGISDIRDESDKEGLRIVIEIKKDADANVVLKQLYKNTQLQDSFGIIMLALVDNQPKVLTLMDMLNLYIEHQKEVIVRRTRYDLKKAEERAHILEGLKKALDHIDEIISIIRSSKTVNEAKERLIERFQFTEVQAQAILDMRLQRLTGLERQKIEEELAELIKMIEYYKNVLASDAMVREIIKKEILEIKEKYKDERRTKIVQDEHEDFEEEELIQEQETVITLTHFGYIKRLPLDTYKSQKRGGRGITGISTREEDFVEDVFVTTTHHYILFFTDKGRVFRLRAYEVPEGSRQAKGTAIVNLIQIGKDEKITATMAVKDFKEGYLMMCTKNGTIKKVLLSEFENTTKAGKKAITLADDDSLVDVKLTSGNDEIVLVSSNGYCVVFNENDVRVMGRSAQGVKGMTLESGDFIVGMEKASDGKYLLCVTENGFGKRSEIEEYRKTKRGAKGVLTYKVTEKTGNIVDIKMVNDDDEIMICSSSGIFIRLEISQIPVQGRSTQGVKLMRIDEDGIKVSSIARIRDEKE from the coding sequence ATGGAAGAGCTGGATTTCAGGATAATTCCTGTTGAAATACAGGAAGAGATGAAAAAAAGTTATATAGACTATGCAATGAGCGTTATAGTATCTCGTGCGCTTCCAGATGTTCGCGATGGTCTAAAGCCTGTTCACAGAAGAATTTTATATGCAATGAACGAGATAGGTCTTACACCCGACAAGCCTTACAGAAAATCTGCAACAGTTGTCGGACATGTTCTTGCTAAATACCATCCACACGGCGATGCAGCAGTATATGAGAGCTTGGTGAGAATGGCGCAGGACTTTTCCATGCGCCATCCTCTTGTTGACGGGCATGGAAACTTTGGGTCGGTTGACGGTGACCCGCCTGCTGCTATGCGTTACACTGAAGCGCGTATGAGCAAAATTGCCATCGAGATGCTTCGTGACATTGAAAAGGAAACAGTTGATTTTATGCCAAACTTTGACGAGTCTGCAAAAGAGCCAAAGGTTCTGCCATCACGCTTTCCAAACCTTTTGGTAAATGGCAGCCAGGGAATTGCAGTCGGTATGGCAACCAATATTCCTCCTCACAACCTTGCAGAAGTGATTGATGCAATAGTGTACCTGCTTGACAACGAAAATGCTACACTTGATGACATAATGAAAATAATCAAAGGGCCTGACTTTCCGACAGGCGGATATATCATCGGAAAAAAGGGTATAAAAGATGCATATGCCACTGGAAAAGGAAAAATTATTGTCAGAGCAAAAACAACAATTGAGCAGACATCTAAGGGAAGACAAAGAATAGTTGTCACAGAACTTCCTTACATGGTCAACAAGGCAAGGCTTATTGAAAAGATTGCCGAGCTTGTTCATGAGAAAAGGATAGATGGAATTTCTGATATAAGAGATGAGTCTGACAAAGAAGGTCTGAGAATTGTAATTGAAATCAAAAAGGATGCAGACGCAAATGTAGTTCTAAAACAGCTTTACAAAAATACCCAGCTTCAGGATAGTTTTGGAATAATTATGCTCGCGCTTGTTGACAACCAGCCAAAAGTTCTCACTCTTATGGATATGCTAAATCTTTACATCGAACACCAAAAAGAGGTAATTGTTAGACGAACAAGGTATGATCTTAAAAAAGCTGAAGAAAGAGCTCACATTTTAGAAGGGCTTAAAAAAGCTCTTGACCACATAGATGAGATAATCTCAATTATCAGGTCATCAAAGACGGTAAATGAGGCTAAAGAAAGATTGATTGAAAGATTTCAGTTTACAGAGGTCCAGGCTCAAGCGATACTTGACATGAGACTTCAGAGGCTTACTGGCCTTGAGCGGCAGAAGATTGAAGAAGAGCTTGCAGAGCTAATCAAGATGATAGAGTATTACAAAAACGTGCTTGCAAGCGATGCGATGGTAAGGGAAATCATAAAAAAAGAGATTTTGGAGATAAAAGAAAAGTACAAGGATGAAAGAAGAACAAAAATAGTTCAGGACGAGCATGAAGACTTTGAGGAAGAAGAGCTGATTCAAGAGCAGGAAACTGTAATTACACTTACCCATTTTGGGTATATAAAACGTCTTCCTCTTGACACATACAAGAGCCAAAAACGAGGCGGCAGAGGCATCACGGGAATATCAACCCGCGAAGAAGATTTTGTTGAAGATGTCTTTGTTACAACAACACACCACTACATTCTCTTTTTCACGGACAAAGGAAGAGTTTTCCGTTTAAGAGCATATGAAGTGCCCGAAGGTTCGCGTCAGGCAAAAGGTACTGCAATTGTTAACCTCATTCAAATTGGCAAGGACGAAAAGATTACTGCTACTATGGCTGTAAAAGACTTTAAAGAAGGCTATCTTATGATGTGTACCAAAAACGGTACAATAAAGAAAGTACTTTTGAGCGAGTTTGAAAACACAACAAAAGCAGGCAAAAAAGCAATAACCCTTGCAGATGATGATAGCCTTGTTGATGTAAAGCTCACATCTGGAAACGATGAGATTGTGCTTGTATCGAGCAATGGATACTGTGTTGTGTTCAATGAAAATGATGTCAGGGTCATGGGAAGGTCTGCACAGGGTGTAAAAGGTATGACGTTAGAAAGTGGCGATTTTATTGTTGGAATGGAAAAGGCGAGCGATGGAAAGTATCTTCTTTGCGTCACAGAAAACGGGTTTGGCAAAAGAAGCGAGATTGAAGAGTACAGAAAAACAAAGCGCGGTGCAAAAGGAGTACTTACCTACAAGGTGACAGAAAAGACAGGCAATATTGTTGATATAAAGATGGTAAACGATGATGATGAAATAATGATATGTTCAAGCAGCGGTATCTTTATAAGGCTTGAGATAAGCCAAATCCCTGTTCAAGGAAGGTCAACTCAAGGCGTTAAACTTATGAGAATTGATGAAGATGGTATTAAAGTGTCTTCAATTGCAAGAATAAGAGATGAAAAAGAATAA
- a CDS encoding extracellular matrix/biofilm biosynthesis regulator RemA family protein, producing MFAHIGEDYVINSAELLVIMSWDSFVRSKDNLNILENLKLHDRVVVINDEVKKSIIILEVDGRMYGIISPVSPGTIAKRLLNFNLYFDNYLDHD from the coding sequence ATGTTTGCTCACATTGGTGAAGATTATGTAATCAACAGTGCAGAACTTCTTGTGATAATGAGCTGGGATTCTTTTGTGCGTTCAAAAGACAATCTCAATATCCTTGAAAATTTAAAACTTCATGACAGGGTTGTAGTTATAAATGATGAAGTAAAAAAGTCTATAATAATCCTTGAAGTTGATGGAAGGATGTACGGGATAATATCTCCTGTATCGCCTGGTACCATCGCAAAAAGGCTTTTGAACTTTAACCTCTATTTTGACAACTATTTAGACCATGATTAA
- the dnaN gene encoding DNA polymerase III subunit beta, with protein sequence MKFVVDKDVLQDNISKVIPAAASTKVTSILECVLIEAEDSIVFTTNDMKMQMQTEFEAEILERGAALVKAKLFSDIVKKLPSGDVEVIREDNEVKIRSQKIEFRLPTLDPLDFPKMEKKPSESFCEFVASEFVDGVDKVIFATSKDETRPTFTGVLFEKEEDDFVNLVGMDGHRLAICKIKPVAVEGSFSKIVPAENLDDITKIVDIEEAEKVKVSFFENQATFEIGSTTVIVTLIAGKFFDYKSAIPTEYSTKISISSDVLESTLERASIVSKDEKTNIQAVIFETNGMMFTVKSMSVDGRYEEDVLCSVEGKDIRVGFNVKYFLDVLKELDGEINLFITSHTSPSIVQKPDDPNYIYLVLPIKMPE encoded by the coding sequence ATGAAGTTTGTTGTGGACAAAGATGTTCTGCAAGATAATATTTCCAAGGTAATACCTGCCGCAGCGTCAACAAAAGTAACATCAATTTTAGAATGTGTGCTGATTGAAGCTGAAGACAGTATAGTATTTACAACAAACGACATGAAGATGCAGATGCAAACAGAGTTTGAAGCAGAGATTTTAGAAAGAGGAGCTGCACTTGTCAAGGCAAAGCTGTTTTCTGACATAGTCAAGAAACTACCAAGCGGTGACGTTGAAGTTATAAGGGAAGACAATGAGGTCAAAATAAGAAGCCAGAAGATAGAGTTCAGGCTTCCTACACTTGACCCACTTGATTTTCCAAAGATGGAGAAAAAGCCAAGCGAAAGCTTCTGCGAGTTTGTTGCGAGCGAGTTTGTTGATGGTGTTGACAAGGTGATATTCGCAACGTCAAAGGATGAGACAAGACCAACGTTTACGGGCGTGCTTTTTGAAAAAGAAGAGGATGATTTTGTAAACCTTGTTGGAATGGACGGGCACAGGCTTGCAATATGCAAGATAAAACCAGTTGCTGTTGAAGGCAGCTTTTCAAAAATTGTGCCTGCTGAGAACTTGGATGACATTACAAAGATAGTTGACATTGAAGAGGCAGAAAAGGTAAAAGTATCGTTTTTTGAGAACCAGGCAACATTTGAGATAGGTTCAACAACGGTGATAGTTACGCTCATTGCCGGCAAGTTTTTCGACTACAAAAGTGCGATCCCGACAGAGTACTCAACAAAGATTTCAATTTCATCTGACGTTTTAGAAAGCACGCTCGAGAGAGCTTCTATCGTGTCAAAAGACGAAAAAACCAATATCCAGGCTGTAATATTTGAGACAAATGGTATGATGTTCACGGTAAAATCTATGTCTGTCGATGGAAGGTATGAAGAGGATGTGCTTTGCTCTGTTGAAGGTAAAGACATAAGAGTAGGATTCAATGTTAAATATTTCTTAGATGTTTTAAAAGAGCTGGATGGAGAGATAAACCTGTTTATAACATCACATACAAGCCCGTCAATTGTTCAAAAGCCAGACGACCCGAACTACATCTATCTTGTTCTTCCTATAAAGATGCCAGAGTAA
- a CDS encoding SDH family Clp fold serine proteinase: MSFWDILVLYLIFTSLQPVMKQRMIESARQKMIAKIEKKRGSRVILLVHRQETMSFLGFPIYKYIDINDSEEVIRAIEMTDPSVPFDIILHTPGGLVLASLQIARAIKRHKGKVTVHVPHHAMSGGTLIALAADEIVMAPDAVLGPVDPQIGEFPAVSILEVVKQKPITKIDDRTLILADVAKKAIKQTKDAVLELLSGNYPDEVAEKIATELVEGKYTHDYPITYEKAKEMGLNVSCCIDKEIQQLMSLYPQPIVKRSSVEYLWYPKGR, encoded by the coding sequence ATGAGTTTTTGGGATATATTGGTACTGTACTTAATCTTCACCTCATTGCAGCCTGTTATGAAACAGAGGATGATTGAGTCTGCAAGGCAAAAGATGATTGCAAAGATTGAAAAGAAAAGAGGCTCAAGGGTAATTTTGCTTGTCCACAGGCAAGAGACCATGAGCTTTCTTGGTTTTCCCATATATAAATACATTGACATAAACGACTCAGAAGAGGTAATAAGGGCAATTGAGATGACAGACCCATCTGTTCCCTTTGATATAATTCTTCACACACCTGGGGGTCTTGTTCTGGCATCACTTCAGATTGCAAGGGCGATAAAAAGGCACAAGGGCAAAGTAACAGTCCATGTTCCACACCATGCAATGTCAGGCGGAACTTTAATTGCGCTTGCCGCAGATGAAATTGTAATGGCACCGGATGCAGTGCTTGGTCCTGTTGACCCACAGATTGGTGAGTTTCCTGCTGTGTCAATCTTAGAGGTTGTAAAGCAAAAGCCAATAACTAAGATTGACGACAGAACATTAATTTTGGCTGATGTTGCAAAAAAGGCAATCAAACAAACAAAAGATGCTGTTTTGGAGCTTTTGAGCGGAAACTATCCGGATGAAGTTGCAGAAAAAATTGCAACAGAGCTTGTTGAGGGAAAATATACCCATGATTATCCAATTACGTACGAAAAGGCAAAGGAGATGGGGCTGAATGTCAGCTGCTGCATAGACAAAGAAATCCAGCAGCTAATGAGCTTATACCCTCAGCCCATTGTCAAAAGGTCATCTGTTGAGTATTTGTGGTATCCAAAAGGAAGATAA
- the dnaA gene encoding chromosomal replication initiator protein DnaA, translating into MVDYDVNEVWEKIKEVIKKEINPSPTDISYNTWFESLVPVCFDDNDTLILRAFADFHRDIVINRYSILILNALRELFSPHLSLKVILPNEVEKYKKFLKQKTDEKPEITTFLNPKYTFETFVVGNNNRLAHAAALAVAETPPGERTYNPLFIYGGVGLGKTHLMHAIGHHVLKLYPGTKVMYVTSEIFTNELIAAIRDEKTDEFRLKYRNVDVLLIDDIQFLGGKERTQEEFFHTFNTLYEANKKIILSSDRPPKEINTLEDRLRSRFEWGLITDIQPPDFETRIAILSKKCQLEGTPVPQHILEFIASKIETNIRELEGALNKILAYSKLMAPDKEITLELAEKALKEFIDTNTKKELTIEDIQAEVASYFGIRLEDFKSSRRSRNVAFPRQIAMYLARELTNVSLPKIGEAFGGKDHTTVLHACEKIKELINTDSNTKNAVETIKKRLINRE; encoded by the coding sequence ATGGTTGACTATGATGTAAACGAAGTGTGGGAAAAGATAAAGGAGGTCATCAAAAAAGAAATAAATCCAAGCCCGACAGACATATCGTACAACACCTGGTTTGAGTCACTTGTGCCTGTGTGTTTTGATGACAATGATACGTTAATTTTGCGGGCGTTTGCAGATTTCCACAGGGATATAGTTATCAACAGGTATTCTATTTTGATTCTAAACGCTTTAAGAGAGCTTTTCTCACCTCATCTGAGCTTGAAAGTAATCCTTCCCAATGAGGTGGAAAAGTACAAAAAGTTTTTAAAACAAAAAACAGATGAAAAACCTGAGATAACAACTTTTCTAAATCCAAAATACACATTTGAAACTTTTGTTGTGGGGAACAACAACAGGCTTGCACATGCCGCAGCTTTGGCTGTTGCAGAAACACCACCTGGAGAGAGGACTTACAACCCACTTTTTATCTATGGCGGTGTTGGGCTTGGAAAGACTCATCTTATGCATGCAATAGGACATCACGTTTTGAAGCTTTACCCGGGCACAAAGGTAATGTATGTTACATCAGAGATATTCACAAATGAACTGATTGCTGCAATAAGAGATGAAAAGACAGACGAGTTCAGGCTCAAGTACAGAAACGTTGACGTGCTTTTAATAGACGACATTCAATTTTTAGGCGGAAAGGAAAGAACTCAAGAAGAATTTTTCCACACATTCAATACACTATATGAGGCAAACAAGAAAATAATACTTTCATCAGACAGACCTCCAAAAGAGATAAACACATTAGAAGACAGGCTTCGCTCTCGCTTTGAATGGGGACTTATAACAGACATCCAACCACCTGATTTTGAGACGCGAATAGCAATATTGAGCAAGAAGTGCCAGCTTGAAGGAACTCCAGTTCCACAGCACATTCTTGAGTTTATTGCATCAAAGATTGAAACAAACATAAGAGAGCTTGAAGGTGCTCTCAACAAAATTCTTGCATACTCAAAGCTTATGGCACCTGACAAAGAAATAACCTTAGAACTTGCTGAAAAAGCTTTAAAAGAGTTTATAGACACAAACACAAAAAAAGAACTCACAATAGAGGATATTCAGGCAGAGGTTGCAAGCTATTTTGGTATCCGGCTTGAAGATTTCAAATCCTCAAGAAGGTCAAGAAATGTGGCTTTTCCTCGCCAGATAGCAATGTATTTAGCAAGGGAACTTACAAACGTATCGCTTCCCAAAATAGGCGAGGCCTTTGGCGGAAAAGACCACACAACTGTACTTCATGCCTGTGAAAAAATTAAGGAACTTATCAACACAGATTCAAACACTAAAAACGCTGTTGAAACTATTAAAAAAAGACTTATCAACAGAGAATAA
- the recF gene encoding DNA replication/repair protein RecF (All proteins in this family for which functions are known are DNA-binding proteins that assist the filamentation of RecA onto DNA for the initiation of recombination or recombinational repair.), producing the protein MKIKSIYIENFRSYKQRFFEFKDRINLIVGNNASGKTSLLEALYFCMCGKSFKSRDVDAINFGSQYFKLEMVAEVSGVNYAVNFYVDRILEKRIMINDKKINRLSELITLFKFVFFEPDTTELIKHQPKLRRRFLDMEVAKLYPYMTRVYSEYQRALLSRNAFLKSYDKKDIIDVYDMQISQLGFLIFQKRQEVIDRLSIEAQKIFSYVFENKSLLELKYVPSINPSSEEEYYKELKNCLSKDLSLGYTTKGVHRDDFEILIDGKPALDFASEGQIKLAAVSVVLSSALLYTEPVLILDDLFSELDKFKRKNLVKFLNQYQSFVTSAEDLSTLKSEGIVDFDSTNVILLEKSI; encoded by the coding sequence ATGAAGATAAAAAGCATTTATATTGAAAATTTTAGAAGCTACAAGCAGAGATTTTTTGAGTTCAAAGACAGGATAAATTTGATTGTTGGAAATAACGCCTCAGGAAAGACTTCTCTTCTTGAGGCTCTATATTTTTGTATGTGTGGCAAGTCTTTTAAAAGCCGAGATGTAGATGCAATAAACTTTGGTTCGCAGTATTTCAAGCTTGAGATGGTAGCAGAGGTCAGCGGTGTGAACTACGCGGTGAACTTTTATGTAGACAGGATACTTGAAAAGAGAATAATGATAAATGATAAAAAAATTAACAGGCTTTCAGAGCTTATTACTCTTTTCAAATTTGTTTTTTTTGAGCCGGACACAACTGAGCTTATAAAACATCAGCCAAAATTAAGACGCCGCTTTTTAGATATGGAAGTTGCAAAACTTTACCCTTACATGACAAGGGTGTATTCAGAGTACCAAAGAGCACTTCTTTCACGAAACGCATTTTTGAAAAGTTATGATAAAAAGGATATAATAGATGTATACGATATGCAGATAAGCCAGCTTGGATTTTTGATTTTCCAAAAACGACAGGAGGTTATAGATAGATTATCAATTGAAGCGCAGAAGATATTCAGCTATGTGTTTGAAAACAAATCATTGCTTGAACTTAAGTACGTGCCGTCAATTAACCCGTCAAGCGAAGAAGAGTATTACAAAGAACTGAAAAATTGTCTGTCTAAGGATTTGAGTCTTGGATACACAACAAAAGGTGTTCACAGAGATGACTTTGAGATTCTGATAGATGGTAAGCCTGCTTTGGATTTTGCGTCTGAAGGGCAGATAAAACTTGCGGCAGTCTCAGTTGTGCTCTCATCTGCTCTTCTTTATACAGAACCTGTGCTCATTTTAGACGATTTGTTTTCTGAACTTGATAAGTTTAAAAGAAAAAATCTTGTAAAATTTCTAAATCAGTACCAGTCATTTGTGACATCTGCAGAAGACCTAAGTACCCTTAAAAGTGAGGGAATAGTAGACTTTGACAGTACAAACGTGATTTTACTTGAAAAAAGTATATAA